A window of Mucilaginibacter paludis DSM 18603 contains these coding sequences:
- a CDS encoding helix-turn-helix domain-containing protein — protein MSKHTFEEKLDVVSQVRKGKPILRISRERHIREGMILEWVRKYDLYGESGLLKQPNVKPTPDFKEEVVRLVIGKKVPLNQVVLEYRLSKTALERWVRSVRVEGYAVLYQQKNPGRPPKCMGRSKKLEPETEVEKLQAENSRLRAENALLKKVTALVKEKEARERMSGQKPSKN, from the coding sequence ATGTCAAAGCACACATTTGAAGAGAAACTTGATGTAGTTTCTCAAGTAAGAAAGGGAAAGCCGATTCTACGGATATCCCGCGAACGCCATATCCGTGAAGGCATGATATTGGAATGGGTTCGGAAATATGATCTTTATGGCGAAAGTGGGCTGCTCAAACAACCTAACGTCAAGCCCACGCCTGATTTCAAAGAAGAAGTTGTAAGGCTTGTCATAGGAAAAAAAGTACCTTTAAATCAGGTTGTTCTGGAATATAGATTAAGCAAGACTGCTTTAGAGCGCTGGGTAAGATCAGTACGGGTTGAGGGATATGCAGTACTATACCAGCAAAAGAATCCTGGACGACCACCTAAATGCATGGGAAGATCAAAGAAGCTTGAACCTGAAACAGAAGTAGAGAAGCTCCAGGCGGAAAATAGCCGTTTGCGGGCGGAGAACGCACTATTAAAAAAAGTCACGGCCTTAGTCAAGGAAAAAGAAGCCCGCGAACGCATGAGTGGGCAAAAGCCATCGAAGAACTAA
- a CDS encoding FMN-binding glutamate synthase family protein: MRKLFIVSVILIVALLIGWTMIWPPAVWSFVVMGPILLLGIFDVFQKKHSIVRNFPVFGHLRFVMEELRPKIYQYFIESDTDGTPFNRLNRSVIYQRAKKVDDTRPFGTELDVYESGYEWLNHSIAALDHQHLNEDPRVLVGGPACTKPYSASVFNISAMSFGSLSENAILALNGGAKIGNFAHNTGEGGLSDHHLQPGGDIIWQIGTGYFSCRHKDGTFDYDAFAERAVLPQVRMIEIKLSQGAKPGHGGILPAAKVTPEIARIRLVQMGEDVVSPPVHKAFSTPLQLIAFIQKLRELSGGKPIGFKLCVGHKSEFLAICKAMVKTGIYPDFITVDGGEGGTGAAPLEFSNSVGMPLREALAFVYDALTGFDLKKHIKIIASGKVATGFDLVKNFALGADMCNSARGMMFALGCIQALECNMNTCPTGVATQDKSLMRGLVVGDKKVRVASFHKQTVASAVQMIGAAGLKHPHDLHRSFIYRRVSHNLIQTYAELFPYIPKRGLLDTPYPANFELDMAISSEDTFVPDYDKVSHVKINAVTAAG; this comes from the coding sequence ATGAGAAAACTCTTCATTGTATCTGTTATTTTAATTGTTGCCCTTTTAATCGGTTGGACGATGATTTGGCCGCCGGCCGTATGGTCCTTTGTAGTTATGGGCCCTATATTACTGCTCGGCATTTTCGATGTATTTCAAAAAAAACACAGTATCGTTCGTAATTTTCCGGTGTTTGGGCATCTGCGTTTTGTGATGGAAGAGCTTCGCCCCAAAATATATCAGTATTTTATTGAAAGCGATACCGATGGTACACCCTTTAACCGGCTTAACCGGAGCGTAATATATCAACGCGCCAAAAAGGTTGATGATACCCGCCCTTTTGGTACCGAGCTGGATGTTTACGAAAGTGGCTACGAATGGCTTAACCACAGTATAGCCGCGCTTGATCATCAGCATTTAAATGAAGACCCACGTGTATTGGTTGGTGGCCCGGCATGCACCAAGCCCTATAGTGCCAGTGTATTTAATATTTCGGCCATGAGCTTCGGCTCCCTGAGCGAGAATGCCATACTGGCCCTTAACGGCGGTGCCAAAATTGGCAACTTTGCCCACAATACAGGCGAAGGTGGTTTAAGTGATCACCACTTACAGCCCGGTGGCGATATCATCTGGCAAATAGGCACCGGCTATTTTAGCTGCCGCCATAAAGACGGAACTTTTGATTACGACGCCTTTGCCGAACGTGCAGTGCTGCCGCAGGTAAGAATGATCGAGATCAAACTTTCGCAAGGGGCAAAACCCGGCCATGGAGGCATATTGCCAGCTGCCAAAGTTACACCCGAGATAGCGCGCATCCGCCTGGTACAAATGGGCGAGGATGTTGTATCGCCGCCCGTCCATAAAGCCTTTTCAACGCCTTTACAGCTCATCGCCTTTATACAAAAACTCCGGGAGCTATCCGGTGGCAAGCCTATCGGCTTTAAGCTTTGTGTGGGCCATAAAAGCGAATTTTTAGCCATTTGCAAAGCCATGGTGAAAACCGGAATCTATCCCGATTTTATTACCGTTGATGGTGGCGAGGGCGGTACCGGTGCCGCGCCGCTGGAGTTTTCAAACTCGGTAGGGATGCCCTTGCGTGAAGCATTGGCCTTTGTTTATGATGCCCTTACGGGATTTGATTTAAAAAAGCACATCAAAATTATAGCCTCGGGTAAGGTAGCTACCGGGTTCGACCTGGTTAAAAATTTCGCTTTAGGTGCCGATATGTGTAACAGCGCCCGCGGCATGATGTTCGCCCTGGGGTGTATACAAGCCCTGGAGTGTAACATGAATACCTGTCCAACCGGTGTAGCCACACAGGATAAAAGCCTGATGCGCGGCCTGGTAGTGGGCGATAAAAAGGTACGTGTGGCAAGCTTCCATAAACAAACCGTAGCCAGCGCAGTGCAAATGATAGGGGCGGCTGGTTTAAAACATCCCCACGATCTGCATCGCTCGTTCATCTATCGCCGGGTGAGCCACAACCTTATCCAAACTTATGCCGAGCTGTTTCCCTACATCCCCAAACGGGGCCTGCTTGATACGCCTTACCCGGCTAATTTTGAACTGGATATGGCCATCAGCAGTGAGGATACCTTTGTACCCGATTATGATAAGGTATCGCACGTTAAAATTAACGCCGTTACTGCGGCTGGGTAG
- a CDS encoding IS3 family transposase, whose protein sequence is MKKSHGLSQGKRSPRTHEWAKAIEELRPEHDVSILLDCKQMARSVFYYHRKRLNDDKYKHEKEEIASIYHLHKGRYGYRRVTAEMKNRGYSINHKTVQKLMGTLGLKCNIRKVSYRSYKGEVGKIAPNVLERDFEANLPNQKWATDVTQMNIKGEKIYLSPIIDMFNGEVISYSISKSPNMQMIDEMLYEAFDKVKDIRGLIFHSDQGWQYQHYGYRKALEKHGIIQSMSRKGNCLDNALAESFFGILKTELLYKQSFETAEEFITSLKEYIHYYNNERIKNRLNGKSPVEYRALVQKT, encoded by the coding sequence ATTAAAAAAAGTCACGGCCTTAGTCAAGGAAAAAGAAGCCCGCGAACGCATGAGTGGGCAAAAGCCATCGAAGAACTAAGGCCCGAACATGATGTTTCAATTCTATTGGATTGCAAACAGATGGCTCGTTCTGTATTTTATTATCATCGCAAGCGCCTAAATGATGATAAATACAAGCATGAAAAAGAAGAGATCGCAAGTATATACCACTTGCATAAAGGCAGATATGGTTATCGGCGGGTCACCGCCGAAATGAAGAACCGGGGTTATAGCATAAATCACAAGACTGTCCAAAAATTGATGGGAACATTAGGCCTAAAATGCAATATCAGGAAAGTAAGTTATCGCTCATACAAAGGTGAGGTTGGTAAAATTGCCCCTAATGTACTTGAAAGGGATTTTGAGGCAAATCTGCCTAATCAGAAATGGGCTACGGATGTCACTCAGATGAACATTAAAGGGGAGAAGATCTATTTATCTCCTATAATTGACATGTTCAACGGGGAAGTCATTTCTTATAGTATTTCAAAATCTCCAAATATGCAGATGATAGATGAAATGTTATATGAGGCTTTTGATAAAGTGAAAGATATAAGGGGACTTATTTTTCACTCTGACCAAGGGTGGCAATATCAACATTATGGATATAGAAAGGCTTTGGAAAAACATGGAATTATTCAAAGCATGTCCAGAAAGGGAAACTGCTTGGATAATGCCTTGGCCGAAAGCTTCTTTGGGATCTTAAAGACAGAATTACTGTACAAACAGAGCTTTGAAACTGCGGAAGAATTTATAACTTCGTTAAAAGAATACATTCATTACTATAACAATGAAAGAATAAAAAACAGGTTAAATGGAAAGAGCCCGGTGGAATACCGAGCTCTCGTACAAAAAACTTAA
- a CDS encoding POT family MFS transporter, which produces MQDTTLSVPVEQAPPRYPKAIPYIIGNEAAERFSFYGMKCILTLFLVAQFFNPTHDPALAKVANAQANESTHFFIALAYALPFVGGLVADWFTGKYKIILYISIVYCIGHLFLSLFDTDLTWFRYGLILIAIGAGGIKSCVSSNVGDQFDKSNESLISKVYGWFYFSINAGSMLSTVMIPYIYNHYGAKWAFGIPGVLMAIATVIFFSGRKLYVRVPPSGVNKNNFVFISLYSLFNIGKKQKGQSLLDVAKGKFDPEKVEGIKAVYRVLAVFAFIPIFWAMWDQSESEWVIQLEQLDKHINLGFAQFDLLSAQVQTVNPVFLLLFIPVFNYGVYPLFDKMGIKTTPLRRIGAGLALTGLSFVIIALIQQSVDAGGHPSVWWQILAFIILSAGEVLVSITGLEYAYTQAPKSMKGTMGAIWLLTVSAGNLLDVYVNNSISSHGYFARFSGAGFYWLFIGLISAFLVLFMFISPRLKERNYITDPEMDLAVAGEAPEK; this is translated from the coding sequence ATGCAAGATACTACCCTTTCGGTACCTGTTGAACAAGCGCCGCCACGCTATCCCAAGGCCATACCCTATATTATAGGGAACGAGGCTGCAGAGCGTTTCAGCTTTTATGGCATGAAATGTATACTGACGTTGTTTTTGGTAGCGCAGTTTTTTAATCCTACTCATGATCCGGCCCTGGCCAAAGTTGCTAACGCTCAGGCTAACGAGAGCACGCACTTTTTTATCGCTTTAGCTTATGCCTTACCGTTTGTTGGCGGCCTGGTTGCCGACTGGTTTACCGGAAAATATAAAATCATCCTGTACATATCTATCGTATATTGTATAGGGCACTTATTTTTATCGTTGTTTGATACTGATTTAACCTGGTTCCGTTACGGTTTGATCCTGATCGCTATCGGCGCGGGTGGTATTAAATCGTGCGTATCATCAAACGTGGGCGATCAGTTTGATAAATCGAACGAATCATTGATATCTAAAGTTTACGGCTGGTTTTACTTCAGCATCAACGCCGGTTCGATGCTATCAACCGTGATGATACCTTATATTTACAATCATTATGGCGCTAAATGGGCCTTTGGCATACCTGGAGTTTTAATGGCAATTGCAACCGTCATCTTTTTTTCGGGCCGTAAATTGTATGTAAGGGTACCGCCATCCGGGGTAAACAAAAACAACTTTGTATTTATTTCGCTTTATTCGCTGTTCAATATCGGCAAAAAACAAAAAGGTCAATCGTTGCTGGATGTTGCCAAAGGCAAGTTTGACCCGGAGAAGGTTGAGGGTATTAAAGCGGTTTACCGCGTTTTGGCCGTTTTTGCCTTTATCCCCATTTTTTGGGCCATGTGGGACCAGTCGGAAAGTGAGTGGGTGATACAGTTGGAGCAATTAGACAAGCATATTAATTTAGGCTTTGCACAGTTTGACCTGCTATCGGCACAGGTACAAACCGTTAACCCGGTTTTCCTGCTTTTATTTATCCCCGTATTTAATTACGGTGTTTACCCTTTGTTTGATAAGATGGGCATTAAAACCACGCCGCTCCGCCGCATTGGAGCAGGTTTGGCCTTAACTGGTTTATCCTTTGTAATTATCGCCTTGATACAACAAAGCGTTGATGCCGGCGGCCACCCCAGCGTTTGGTGGCAAATATTAGCCTTTATCATACTTTCGGCAGGCGAGGTACTGGTATCTATCACCGGCTTGGAGTATGCTTATACACAAGCTCCAAAATCAATGAAAGGTACTATGGGAGCCATCTGGCTTTTAACTGTTTCGGCAGGTAACCTTCTTGATGTTTATGTAAACAACAGCATCTCATCGCACGGTTACTTCGCCCGGTTTAGCGGCGCAGGCTTCTACTGGTTGTTTATCGGCTTGATTTCCGCTTTCCTGGTGTTGTTTATGTTTATATCGCCACGCTTAAAAGAGCGTAACTATATCACCGATCCGGAAATGGATCTGGCAGTAGCTGGCGAGGCTCCCGAAAAATAA
- a CDS encoding acetyl-CoA C-acyltransferase, whose amino-acid sequence MNEVYIIAATRTAMGSFGGSLSSLSATQLGAAAIRAVVEKSGLKPDQIQEVYMGNVMSANLGQAPATQAAIFAGLPFMPATTVNKVCASGTKAIMLAAQSIALGQNDIVLAGGMESMSNVPYYLDKARNGYRLGHGQITDGLVKDGLWDVYNDYHMGSAAELCAAECQVSRQDQDAYAIQSYQRAQAAQKAGKFTNEICPVEVKDKKGNITLVTADEEPNAVNFDKISGLKPVFKKDGTVTAANASSLNDGAAALVLMSKAKAEELGIKPIAKIIAFADAQQAPEWFTTAPSKAIPLALHRAGLTVKDIDYFEINEAFSVVSLANNRLLELDADRVNVNGGAVALGHPLGASGARIVVTLLNVLQQNGGKLGVAGICNGGGGASAIVVEMMY is encoded by the coding sequence ATGAACGAAGTATATATTATAGCCGCAACCCGAACGGCCATGGGCAGCTTTGGCGGAAGTTTATCATCCTTATCGGCCACGCAGTTGGGTGCGGCGGCTATCAGGGCCGTTGTTGAAAAATCGGGATTAAAGCCCGACCAGATACAGGAAGTTTACATGGGCAACGTGATGTCGGCCAATTTGGGGCAAGCACCTGCAACGCAGGCGGCTATATTTGCGGGTTTGCCGTTTATGCCGGCAACTACGGTTAATAAAGTTTGCGCATCGGGCACTAAAGCCATTATGCTGGCGGCTCAAAGCATTGCCCTTGGCCAAAACGATATTGTACTTGCCGGTGGTATGGAAAGCATGAGCAATGTACCCTATTACCTGGATAAGGCCAGAAATGGTTACCGCCTGGGCCACGGGCAAATTACCGACGGACTGGTTAAGGATGGTTTGTGGGATGTTTATAATGATTACCACATGGGCTCGGCTGCTGAGCTTTGCGCGGCTGAATGCCAGGTGAGTCGCCAGGACCAGGATGCTTATGCCATACAATCGTACCAACGGGCGCAGGCGGCACAAAAAGCCGGTAAGTTTACTAACGAGATATGCCCTGTTGAGGTTAAAGATAAAAAAGGAAATATAACCCTGGTTACTGCTGATGAGGAGCCCAACGCAGTTAACTTTGATAAAATATCAGGCTTAAAACCGGTATTTAAAAAGGATGGCACAGTTACGGCGGCCAACGCATCATCGTTAAACGACGGGGCAGCGGCGCTGGTTTTGATGAGCAAAGCAAAGGCCGAAGAGTTGGGCATTAAGCCGATAGCTAAAATTATTGCTTTCGCGGATGCCCAGCAAGCGCCCGAATGGTTTACCACGGCGCCATCAAAGGCTATCCCGCTGGCTTTGCACCGGGCTGGCCTCACGGTTAAGGATATTGATTATTTTGAAATTAACGAGGCGTTCTCGGTGGTATCGTTAGCTAATAACCGGTTGTTGGAGCTGGATGCCGACAGGGTGAATGTAAACGGCGGCGCAGTTGCGTTAGGGCATCCGCTGGGGGCATCGGGCGCACGTATTGTGGTTACGCTGCTGAATGTTTTACAGCAAAACGGCGGCAAGCTTGGGGTTGCCGGAATTTGCAATGGCGGTGGCGGCGCGAGTGCCATTGTGGTTGAGATGATGTACTAA